Below is a window of Escherichia coli DSM 30083 = JCM 1649 = ATCC 11775 DNA.
GCCGCGCAAACTCAAGTTAATGAACGTCTTTCTGAACGGCTACAGCTATCAGGGCGTCGCGAAGTCCGTCACGCTACCAAAACTGACCCGTAAGCTCGAAAACTATCGCGGTGCGGGGATGAACGGCAGCGCACCGGTAGACCTCGGCCTTGATGACGATGCGCTGTCAATGGAGTGGTCGCTCGGTGGCTTCCCGGATTCGGTTATCTGGGAGCTTTACGCCGCAACCGGTGTGGATTCCGTACCGATTCGTTTTGCAGGCTCTTACCAGCGCGACGATACCGGCGAAACGGTGGCCGTCGAGGTGGTCATGCGTGGACGTCAGAAAGAAATCGACACCGGCGA
It encodes the following:
- a CDS encoding phage major tail tube protein, whose translation is MAMPRKLKLMNVFLNGYSYQGVAKSVTLPKLTRKLENYRGAGMNGSAPVDLGLDDDALSMEWSLGGFPDSVIWELYAATGVDSVPIRFAGSYQRDDTGETVAVEVVMRGRQKEIDTGEGKQGEDTESKISVVCTYFRLTMDGKELVEIDTINMIEKVNGVDRLEQHRRNIGL